The following proteins are co-located in the Deinococcus metallilatus genome:
- a CDS encoding mannose-1-phosphate guanylyltransferase, with amino-acid sequence MTALPFLPVILAGGSGERFWPLSRKHRPKQFLTLDETGRSLLQATSDRLSVLSGSAEQVMVVTGGEYRTQVLEQLPEMPVENLIVEPVARDTAPAVLYAALRVAQEAPDAVMGVFPADHRITDPGAFGQVVRRAISVAHTTGQLVTLGITPTFAATGYGYIQRGELLLDGELPAYRVDRFTEKPDAQTARTLVADGRYTWNSGMFIWRVEAILAAFRQHQPEMYAQLSEAFRQGRRAQGIRTTFPELRKISIDYAILEKSDQVVVIPAEFGWDDLGDWNALERLLKTEGQNVTVGRHVGLDTGGAILYTTRGDDLIATIGLEDVVIVRTDEVTLVVRKDRTQDIKKVVQQLKAHPELERFA; translated from the coding sequence GTGACCGCGCTTCCTTTTCTCCCCGTGATTCTCGCGGGAGGCAGCGGCGAACGCTTCTGGCCGCTGTCCCGCAAGCATCGCCCCAAACAGTTCCTGACGCTGGACGAAACCGGCCGCAGCCTGCTCCAGGCGACCAGCGACCGCCTGAGCGTTCTCAGCGGCAGCGCCGAACAGGTGATGGTGGTGACCGGTGGTGAGTACCGCACGCAGGTGCTGGAGCAACTGCCGGAGATGCCGGTCGAGAACCTGATCGTCGAGCCGGTCGCCCGCGACACCGCCCCCGCCGTCCTGTACGCGGCGCTGCGGGTGGCGCAGGAAGCTCCGGACGCCGTCATGGGCGTCTTCCCGGCCGATCACCGCATCACCGACCCGGGGGCGTTCGGCCAGGTGGTGCGCCGGGCCATCTCGGTTGCCCACACGACCGGCCAGCTCGTCACGCTGGGGATCACGCCCACCTTCGCCGCCACCGGCTACGGGTACATCCAGCGGGGCGAACTGCTGCTGGATGGGGAGCTGCCCGCCTACCGCGTGGACCGCTTTACCGAGAAGCCCGACGCCCAGACGGCGCGGACGCTGGTGGCCGACGGCCGCTACACCTGGAACAGCGGGATGTTCATCTGGCGGGTGGAGGCGATCCTCGCGGCCTTCCGGCAGCACCAGCCGGAGATGTACGCCCAGCTCTCGGAGGCGTTCAGGCAGGGCCGCCGCGCGCAGGGCATCCGGACGACCTTTCCCGAGCTTCGGAAGATCAGCATCGACTACGCCATTCTGGAAAAATCCGATCAGGTGGTGGTGATCCCGGCAGAATTCGGCTGGGACGACCTGGGCGACTGGAATGCCCTGGAGCGGCTGCTCAAGACCGAGGGGCAGAACGTCACGGTGGGGCGGCACGTGGGTCTGGACACGGGGGGAGCCATCCTGTATACCACCCGGGGAGATGACCTGATCGCCACCATCGGTCTTGAAGACGTGGTGATCGTCCGTACCGACGAGGTGACCCTGGTCGTGCGCAAGGACCGCACCCAGGACATCAAAAAAGTCGTCCAGCAACTCAAGGCCCACCCAGAATTGGAGCGCTTCGCGTGA
- a CDS encoding polysaccharide biosynthesis tyrosine autokinase, which produces MTLYPQQEPGPAGRQSQGAETEIDLNTLWRGVRRHLAWILLTAAVLALGAYLWSRTQPPVYEASSSLIAANGQGQDGPFGNALVKAPPLPEGAVAQAMQSTLVIVPLIQALQGDETIPQAERTRLAQALSRELREQRLRTITLTSQLDLSGNGIYTLRARARSAQAAQRLANLASAALLNWDRSRALENIRRAQAGFQAQLAQIDQQLRQGNLPAVERQTLIARRATVQENLAQVGILENSATGVLSLLSNAVEPSRPVAPKPLRNAVLAALLGLLLATGVVALLTILDRTVRSEDDLLALNAPTLAVIPRLRQRDIVFSGIVRAARQAGLYEAIGFLRVNLMTAFGNKPHPVVMITSTAPGEGKSSLTATLADGFASSGQRVLIIDADLRRGTQAAVWKKYDEGGQWHQLTGQGGARTTREALANPQNVQVLQVEDNVDMLPAGPGVQDSLAIFNQADIETALRLWRQNYDIVLMDSAPLLALADGLVLGGHADAVLMVTEYGRTNVQSVRSALRRAERAGLNLIGFVINKSDVREGSSYGYSYSYAPRAGGVKV; this is translated from the coding sequence GTGACCCTATACCCTCAGCAGGAACCCGGCCCGGCCGGTCGTCAATCTCAGGGTGCCGAGACCGAGATCGATCTGAACACCCTCTGGCGGGGGGTACGGCGGCACCTGGCCTGGATTCTCCTGACCGCGGCAGTGCTGGCCCTGGGCGCTTATCTGTGGTCACGGACCCAGCCGCCCGTGTACGAGGCGTCCTCCAGCCTGATCGCGGCCAACGGTCAGGGGCAGGATGGTCCCTTCGGCAACGCGCTGGTCAAGGCCCCCCCCCTCCCGGAAGGCGCGGTAGCCCAGGCGATGCAAAGCACCCTGGTGATCGTGCCCCTTATCCAGGCTCTTCAGGGGGATGAGACGATTCCTCAGGCCGAACGTACCCGGCTGGCCCAGGCGCTGAGCCGTGAACTGCGCGAGCAGCGCCTGCGGACCATTACCCTGACCTCGCAGCTTGACCTGAGTGGAAACGGCATCTATACCCTGCGTGCCCGTGCCCGCAGCGCGCAGGCGGCGCAGCGTCTGGCGAATCTGGCCAGTGCAGCCCTGCTGAACTGGGACCGCAGCCGCGCCCTGGAGAACATCCGGCGTGCCCAGGCAGGCTTTCAGGCCCAGCTCGCGCAGATCGACCAGCAGTTGCGGCAGGGGAATCTGCCCGCCGTGGAGCGCCAGACGCTGATCGCCCGCCGAGCCACCGTTCAGGAAAATCTCGCCCAGGTGGGCATTCTGGAGAATTCGGCCACCGGTGTCCTGAGTCTCCTCTCCAACGCCGTTGAACCGTCGCGCCCAGTCGCGCCCAAACCGCTGCGCAATGCCGTTCTGGCTGCGTTGCTGGGCCTGCTGCTGGCCACCGGGGTGGTGGCGCTGCTGACCATTCTCGACCGCACTGTCCGCAGCGAAGACGATCTCCTGGCGCTCAATGCCCCCACCCTGGCGGTAATTCCACGGTTGCGCCAGCGCGACATTGTCTTCTCGGGCATCGTGCGGGCCGCCCGCCAGGCCGGGCTGTACGAAGCCATCGGCTTTCTGCGCGTCAACCTGATGACAGCCTTCGGGAACAAGCCCCATCCAGTCGTGATGATCACCAGCACCGCTCCGGGTGAGGGCAAGAGCAGCCTGACCGCGACCCTGGCGGACGGCTTTGCCTCCAGTGGCCAGCGGGTGCTGATCATCGACGCGGACCTGCGGCGCGGCACCCAGGCCGCCGTCTGGAAGAAGTACGACGAGGGCGGCCAGTGGCATCAGTTGACCGGACAGGGTGGAGCCAGGACCACCCGCGAGGCTCTGGCCAACCCACAGAACGTGCAGGTGCTCCAGGTCGAAGACAATGTGGACATGCTCCCCGCTGGACCTGGGGTGCAGGACAGCCTCGCTATCTTCAACCAGGCCGACATCGAGACCGCCTTGCGGTTGTGGCGGCAGAACTACGACATCGTGCTGATGGATAGTGCGCCCCTGCTCGCCCTGGCCGACGGCCTGGTCCTGGGCGGCCACGCCGACGCGGTCCTGATGGTTACCGAGTACGGCCGGACCAATGTGCAGTCCGTACGGAGTGCTTTGCGCCGCGCCGAGCGTGCGGGCCTGAACTTGATCGGCTTTGTGATCAACAAGTCCGACGTGCGTGAGGGCAGCAGCTACGGGTACTCGTATTCCTATGCCCCCAGAGCTGGAGGCGTGAAGGTATGA
- a CDS encoding glucose-1-phosphate thymidylyltransferase — MKAIIPAAGLGTRLRPLTYTRPKPVLPVAGAPIIVHALRTLCAAGVSEVAIIVSDATREEIAHALKQAPAVEVTLINQHEQLGLGHAVMMAREWVGQDDFCVYLGDNLFEHGVSPFIERFRRERPAAVIALVEVPDPTAFGVAELDGERITRLVEKPKVPPSNLAVAGLYCFTPEVFGVLEGMPPSARGEYEITDAIQGLIERGGRVLGQRVCGWWKDTGRPADLLDANRLLLEQIVEDVQGEVEGSRLTGRVVIPASARVTRSKIVGPVLLGEGVVIEDAYIGPFTSIGPGSVVRQAEVEHSVVDAEARIENLNTRLQDCLIGVRAQVRGGRKVPRTHKLTLSDASVVELA, encoded by the coding sequence ATGAAAGCCATCATTCCTGCTGCGGGACTGGGCACGCGCTTACGGCCGCTCACCTACACCCGTCCCAAGCCCGTCCTCCCGGTCGCCGGTGCCCCGATCATCGTGCACGCGCTCAGAACCCTGTGCGCCGCCGGGGTGAGCGAGGTCGCGATCATCGTGTCGGACGCGACCCGCGAGGAGATCGCGCACGCGCTGAAGCAGGCCCCGGCCGTCGAGGTCACGCTGATCAACCAGCACGAGCAACTGGGTCTGGGGCACGCGGTGATGATGGCGCGCGAGTGGGTGGGGCAGGACGATTTTTGCGTGTACCTGGGGGACAACCTGTTCGAGCACGGGGTTTCGCCGTTTATCGAGCGGTTCCGGCGGGAGCGCCCGGCCGCCGTGATCGCGCTGGTGGAAGTGCCCGACCCGACCGCCTTCGGGGTGGCCGAACTGGACGGCGAGCGCATCACGCGCCTGGTCGAGAAGCCCAAGGTGCCGCCCAGCAACCTGGCCGTCGCGGGCCTGTACTGCTTCACGCCCGAGGTGTTCGGCGTGCTGGAAGGGATGCCGCCCTCGGCACGGGGCGAGTACGAGATCACCGACGCGATTCAGGGTCTGATCGAGCGCGGCGGGCGGGTGCTGGGGCAACGGGTGTGCGGCTGGTGGAAGGACACGGGCCGCCCGGCCGACCTGCTGGACGCCAACCGCCTGCTGCTGGAGCAGATCGTGGAGGACGTGCAGGGTGAGGTGGAAGGCTCCCGGCTGACGGGCCGGGTGGTGATCCCGGCTTCGGCCCGGGTGACGCGCAGCAAGATCGTCGGGCCGGTGCTGCTGGGCGAGGGCGTGGTGATCGAGGACGCCTATATCGGCCCCTTTACCAGCATCGGGCCGGGCAGCGTGGTGCGGCAGGCCGAGGTGGAACACAGCGTGGTGGACGCCGAAGCCCGCATCGAGAACCTGAACACCCGCCTTCAGGACTGCCTGATCGGCGTGCGGGCGCAGGTGCGGGGCGGGCGCAAGGTGCCGCGCACCCACAAGCTCACCCTCTCGGACGCCAGCGTGGTCGAACTGGCTTGA